One part of the Algibacter sp. L1A34 genome encodes these proteins:
- a CDS encoding DUF2185 domain-containing protein — MRKIKIEDFPNIGAVMASSMLFKDDMKPHFIFREKPSNDNDSGWRMFSGFESDEYSNNADNFGFYDAKTILEVDNSISELLLYKGYGSVWEREENADWEEVFDYPLEDDFEVKHQLSKNWGITINNLFEKNADAKDLMFTTGDKTIRLAIWNYDGKIKSEILKSQKEDIDTRNEANTILKRYEFHEDSFNKIGYHIKEYDERKDYTYNLLCTFSSIDNEVLQSFFYFDEARDIEWALETWKSIEKINK; from the coding sequence ATGAGAAAAATTAAAATTGAAGACTTTCCTAATATAGGAGCTGTAATGGCTTCTTCAATGCTATTTAAAGATGATATGAAACCACATTTTATTTTTAGAGAAAAACCCTCTAATGATAATGATAGTGGTTGGCGAATGTTTTCTGGCTTTGAAAGTGATGAGTACTCGAACAATGCAGATAATTTTGGGTTTTACGATGCCAAAACAATTTTAGAAGTAGATAATAGTATTTCAGAATTATTACTATACAAAGGATATGGAAGCGTTTGGGAAAGAGAAGAAAATGCAGATTGGGAAGAGGTTTTTGATTATCCGTTAGAGGATGATTTTGAAGTAAAACATCAGCTTTCAAAAAATTGGGGAATAACCATAAATAATCTATTTGAAAAAAACGCAGATGCTAAGGATTTGATGTTTACTACTGGAGATAAAACGATACGACTTGCAATTTGGAATTACGATGGCAAAATAAAATCTGAAATTTTAAAATCCCAAAAAGAAGATATTGATACTAGAAACGAGGCTAACACTATTTTAAAACGCTACGAGTTTCATGAAGACTCTTTTAATAAAATAGGTTATCACATTAAAGAGTATGATGAACGCAAAGATTACACTTACAATCTATTGTGCACCTTCAGTAGTATAGATAATGAAGTATTACAAAGCTTTTTCTACTTTGATGAAGCAAGGGATATTGAATGGGCTTTAGAAACTTGGAAGTCTATAGAGAAAATAAACAAATAG
- a CDS encoding S1 RNA-binding domain-containing protein has protein sequence MIHLGQVNTLEILRESEHGAYLIDNEDNQVLLPNRYVPKEFKIWEKLEVFVYLDNDERPVASTDMPYVMRDGFALLRCNEVNDYGAFLDWGLVKELFCPFQEQAFKMKPGGWYLVHCYLDEKTERLVASSKTNRFLDNTELTVAEFDEVDLIVSHPSDIGMNVIVNKKHIGLIYKDQIFKDLSIGDRLKGIVKKIRPGNKLDITLGQIGYRNIEPNAEKIMHELHDNSGFINLTDKSSPEAIKDQLQMSKKNFKKAVGTLYRQRLIEIKPDGIYLV, from the coding sequence ATGATACATTTAGGACAAGTAAATACATTAGAAATTCTTCGCGAAAGTGAGCACGGTGCTTATTTAATTGATAATGAAGATAACCAGGTTTTGTTACCAAACAGATACGTTCCGAAGGAATTTAAAATTTGGGAGAAACTTGAGGTTTTTGTGTATTTAGATAACGACGAACGCCCTGTTGCTTCTACGGATATGCCGTATGTAATGCGTGATGGTTTTGCACTTTTACGTTGTAATGAAGTTAACGATTACGGTGCCTTTTTAGATTGGGGCTTGGTAAAGGAATTGTTTTGTCCGTTTCAAGAGCAAGCATTTAAAATGAAACCGGGAGGTTGGTATTTGGTGCATTGTTATTTAGATGAAAAAACAGAACGTTTAGTAGCATCTAGTAAAACCAATAGGTTTTTAGATAATACGGAATTAACTGTTGCTGAATTTGATGAGGTAGATTTAATTGTATCGCACCCGTCGGATATTGGGATGAATGTGATTGTAAATAAAAAACATATAGGTTTAATTTATAAAGATCAAATATTTAAAGATTTAAGTATTGGAGATCGACTTAAAGGGATTGTGAAAAAAATTCGTCCTGGAAATAAATTAGACATTACTTTAGGGCAAATAGGTTACAGAAATATCGAGCCTAACGCCGAAAAAATCATGCATGAGTTACATGATAATAGTGGCTTTATAAACTTAACCGATAAGTCTAGCCCGGAAGCTATAAAAGATCAATTACAAATGAGTAAAAAGAATTTTAAAAAGGCCGTTGGAACGCTTTATAGACAGCGCTTGATTGAAATTAAACCTGACGGAATTTATTTAGTTTAA
- a CDS encoding DUF2853 family protein — MSKRDELIVKYAADLKEKCGVEADMDLLKKVTIGCGPSIYNKDSSTVSGSDASELATVKNNFLIKKLGLADDAKLDSAIDAVLEQYGKSNRNKYRAVVYYLLTKHFSKESVY, encoded by the coding sequence ATGAGTAAAAGAGACGAATTAATTGTAAAGTATGCAGCCGATTTAAAAGAAAAATGTGGCGTAGAAGCAGACATGGATTTATTAAAAAAAGTAACCATTGGTTGTGGACCATCTATTTATAACAAGGACTCTTCTACAGTTTCAGGTTCAGACGCATCTGAATTAGCAACTGTAAAAAACAATTTCTTAATTAAAAAATTAGGATTAGCTGATGATGCTAAATTAGATTCAGCTATCGATGCTGTGTTAGAGCAATACGGAAAATCGAATCGTAATAAGTACAGGGCTGTTGTTTATTACCTATTAACAAAACATTTCAGTAAAGAATCTGTATACTAA
- the menD gene encoding 2-succinyl-5-enolpyruvyl-6-hydroxy-3-cyclohexene-1-carboxylic-acid synthase, with the protein MMYPKIPLAQTVIQLCKAKGIKHIILSPGSRNAPLTIGFSHNPFFKSYSIVDERCAAFFALGIAQKTQEPTAVVCTSGSALLNYYPAVAEAFFSNIPLIVLSADRPKHLIGIGDGQTINQKNVFKNHILYSANLKLDLKDEKNVPNAKELPIFKNLEDKFERLLGLQKGIQTYNEEEINTAINISKLKKGPVHINIPFDEPLYEMVETLSVSPKVIEIPFKETEIEEHILKSCFEDWNSATKKMILVGVNQPNTIEQKWLDELSEDDSVIVLTESTSNLHHPRFFNSIDQLIAPLSEEEQKQLQPGILVTFGGLIVSKKIKQFLRKYKPKQHWHIDEKDANDTFFSLNNHIEASPNQFFSEFLPKVTHYVKSNYNSFWAAEKQNRLEKHKQYLKEIPFSDFAVFSKILKSIPDNSILQVGNSSAIRYTQLFNLNKTLEVFCNRGTSGIDGSTSTAIGSAVANNKPTVFITGDLSFLYDSNALWNNYIPKNFRIIIVNNQGGGIFRILPGHKNTENFDTYFETKHSLTAEHLCKMYGLDYSSASNKLELKETLNSFYESGEQPKLLEVFTPKAINDEVLLNYFKKIK; encoded by the coding sequence ATGATGTATCCAAAAATTCCGCTTGCGCAAACGGTTATTCAGTTGTGTAAAGCTAAAGGAATTAAACATATAATATTATCTCCAGGTAGCAGAAATGCACCTTTAACCATTGGTTTTTCTCACAATCCTTTTTTTAAAAGTTATAGTATTGTTGATGAACGTTGTGCGGCATTTTTTGCATTAGGAATTGCGCAAAAAACACAAGAACCAACGGCTGTGGTTTGTACTTCGGGTAGTGCATTGCTTAATTATTATCCTGCAGTTGCCGAGGCTTTTTTTAGTAATATTCCGTTGATCGTTTTATCGGCCGATAGACCTAAGCACTTGATTGGTATAGGTGATGGACAGACTATTAATCAGAAAAATGTATTTAAAAATCACATTTTATATTCAGCTAATTTAAAGTTGGATTTAAAGGATGAAAAAAATGTACCTAACGCCAAAGAACTTCCAATATTTAAAAATTTAGAGGATAAATTTGAACGTTTACTAGGTTTGCAAAAAGGTATTCAAACTTATAACGAAGAAGAAATAAATACGGCCATTAATATTTCAAAATTAAAAAAGGGACCTGTTCATATTAATATTCCTTTTGATGAGCCTCTTTATGAAATGGTTGAAACATTGAGTGTTTCTCCAAAGGTTATAGAAATTCCGTTTAAAGAAACCGAAATTGAAGAACATATTTTAAAATCGTGTTTCGAGGATTGGAACTCGGCTACAAAAAAAATGATTTTAGTTGGTGTAAATCAACCCAATACTATTGAGCAAAAATGGTTGGATGAATTATCGGAAGATGATAGTGTTATTGTTTTAACCGAAAGCACTTCAAATTTACATCATCCTCGTTTTTTTAATAGTATCGATCAATTAATAGCGCCTTTATCAGAAGAAGAGCAAAAACAACTTCAACCAGGGATATTAGTTACGTTTGGAGGTTTAATTGTTTCGAAAAAGATTAAACAATTCCTACGAAAGTATAAACCTAAACAACATTGGCATATTGATGAAAAGGATGCGAACGATACTTTTTTTAGTTTAAATAATCATATTGAAGCTTCTCCAAATCAGTTTTTTTCGGAGTTTTTACCGAAAGTAACACATTATGTAAAAAGTAATTATAATAGTTTTTGGGCTGCCGAAAAACAAAACAGATTAGAAAAGCATAAGCAATATTTAAAGGAGATCCCCTTTTCGGATTTTGCAGTATTTAGCAAAATTTTAAAATCGATTCCCGATAATTCTATTTTGCAAGTTGGTAATAGTTCTGCCATTCGTTATACGCAGTTATTCAACCTAAATAAAACGTTAGAGGTGTTTTGTAATCGTGGCACAAGTGGTATCGATGGTAGCACTAGCACTGCAATAGGTTCGGCTGTGGCGAATAATAAACCAACTGTTTTTATCACAGGAGATTTAAGTTTTCTATATGATAGCAATGCACTTTGGAATAATTATATACCTAAAAATTTTAGAATAATTATTGTGAATAATCAAGGTGGTGGAATTTTTAGAATATTGCCTGGACATAAAAATACTGAGAATTTTGATACTTATTTTGAAACAAAGCACAGCCTTACTGCGGAGCATTTATGTAAAATGTATGGTTTAGATTATAGCTCAGCCTCAAATAAATTGGAATTAAAGGAGACGTTAAATTCATTTTATGAAAGCGGAGAGCAACCAAAATTACTAGAAGTGTTTACACCTAAGGCTATTAACGACGAGGTTTTATTAAATTATTTCAAGAAAATAAAATAA
- a CDS encoding chorismate-binding protein, protein MTLNEFFNRIESQYNVELPFVVYRKPKENSINALLQKTDDLIFTQDFTEKGFVFSPFDNTEKSVLMPLEFSEKFKTAHTVLSDIVTSNNEPETQNNSEKEIHVNLVKSGVEAIKNNEFKKVVLSRSETVLLSDNNPLSIFKNLLEHYASAFVYCWYHPKVGLWLGATPETLVKIEGQRFSIMALAGTQNYKGSLDVTWQNKELQEQQYVTDFILDSIKDTIDNIKTSTVETVKAGNLLHLKTKIWGVLRPNAISLKDLLYSLHPTPAVCGLPKLDAKQFILKNESYNREFYTGFLGELNLDIILAPRSGKRNIENRAYATTKKSTQLYVNLRCMQLKENNAIIYVGGGITESSCPESEWEETVSKSLVIKKVL, encoded by the coding sequence ATGACTTTGAACGAATTTTTTAATCGTATTGAAAGTCAATACAACGTAGAATTGCCATTTGTTGTGTATAGAAAGCCAAAGGAAAATAGCATAAATGCGTTACTTCAAAAAACAGACGATTTAATATTTACTCAAGATTTCACGGAAAAAGGCTTCGTGTTCTCTCCTTTTGATAATACCGAAAAATCGGTTTTAATGCCTTTGGAGTTTTCTGAAAAATTTAAGACAGCTCATACGGTATTAAGCGATATAGTGACATCGAATAACGAACCAGAAACTCAGAATAATTCCGAAAAGGAAATACATGTTAACCTTGTGAAAAGTGGGGTAGAAGCTATTAAGAATAATGAGTTTAAAAAAGTGGTTTTGTCACGTTCGGAAACGGTTTTACTTTCTGATAATAATCCACTTTCTATTTTTAAAAACCTGTTAGAGCATTATGCTTCGGCATTTGTGTATTGTTGGTATCATCCAAAAGTTGGTCTTTGGTTGGGAGCAACACCAGAAACCTTAGTGAAAATAGAAGGACAGCGTTTTTCTATTATGGCATTGGCAGGAACTCAAAACTATAAAGGGAGTTTAGATGTTACTTGGCAAAATAAGGAGTTGCAGGAACAACAATATGTTACCGATTTTATTTTAGATAGCATAAAAGATACTATTGATAATATAAAAACCTCTACAGTAGAAACAGTTAAAGCCGGTAATTTACTGCATTTAAAAACTAAAATTTGGGGAGTTTTACGCCCTAATGCTATCAGTTTAAAAGATTTACTTTATAGTTTGCATCCTACGCCAGCTGTGTGTGGTTTACCAAAATTGGATGCTAAGCAATTCATATTAAAAAATGAAAGTTATAATCGTGAATTTTACACTGGTTTTTTAGGAGAATTGAATTTAGACATAATATTGGCGCCACGTTCTGGAAAACGTAATATTGAAAATAGGGCATATGCTACAACTAAAAAAAGTACACAATTGTACGTAAATTTGCGTTGTATGCAATTAAAAGAAAACAACGCCATTATTTATGTTGGTGGTGGAATTACCGAAAGCTCTTGCCCTGAAAGCGAATGGGAAGAAACGGTTTCTAAATCTTTAGTGATTAAAAAGGTATTGTAA
- a CDS encoding immunity 17 family protein, whose translation MVEEFTNFMALNPEYGYLFGAAAFLFIILGVILDWDWVLEPGGGYFNMAYFIEVFGRKRVRIVFGLLLFLVVLLFVYGFFSYNPELYNV comes from the coding sequence ATGGTAGAAGAATTTACAAATTTTATGGCGCTTAATCCAGAATATGGTTACCTATTTGGCGCAGCTGCGTTTCTATTTATAATTTTAGGAGTTATATTAGATTGGGATTGGGTTTTAGAACCAGGTGGTGGTTATTTTAATATGGCCTATTTTATAGAAGTCTTTGGACGTAAAAGAGTACGGATAGTATTTGGTTTATTACTGTTTTTAGTGGTATTACTCTTTGTATATGGTTTTTTTTCCTATAACCCAGAACTGTATAATGTTTAA
- a CDS encoding PaaI family thioesterase — translation MELSKKAVLEKANTACKNTLMETLNIEMVDFGDDYLTARMPVDSRVHQPDGVLHGGATAALAESVGSFATHVFVNTDNLFVRGLEITANHLKSVKSGFVYAKATFLHKGRTTQLLDIRVTDDDDNLISICRLSTISLPKR, via the coding sequence ATGGAATTATCTAAAAAAGCAGTTTTAGAAAAAGCTAATACAGCTTGTAAAAATACATTAATGGAAACATTAAACATTGAAATGGTAGATTTTGGTGATGATTATTTAACGGCTAGAATGCCTGTAGATTCTCGAGTGCACCAACCAGATGGCGTGTTACATGGTGGAGCAACAGCAGCTTTGGCAGAAAGTGTAGGTAGTTTTGCAACGCACGTATTTGTTAATACGGATAACCTTTTTGTTCGTGGTTTAGAAATTACAGCAAACCATTTAAAAAGTGTGAAAAGCGGATTTGTATATGCTAAAGCAACCTTTTTACATAAGGGGAGAACCACGCAATTATTGGATATAAGAGTAACGGACGATGATGATAATTTAATTTCTATTTGTCGTTTATCTACTATTTCTTTACCTAAAAGATAA
- a CDS encoding GNAT family N-acetyltransferase: MNTLILENNRVKLSLLTLDNYFEILKIGQQKNLVQYSPSKVATPEDLKNYVQTAVKGYQNKTVIPFLIFDKKTNAYAGTTRFANIDSHNKLLHIGWTWIGHEFQGTGLNINMKFLMLQYAFQVLKFDKVEFRADERNIASRKAIEKIGGKLEGILRKDMLMLDGFKRNSCCYGILKKEWPAIKTSVFKDF, translated from the coding sequence ATGAATACACTCATTTTAGAAAACAACCGAGTAAAACTAAGCCTTTTAACTTTAGATAATTATTTTGAAATCCTTAAAATAGGTCAACAAAAAAACTTAGTACAATATTCACCAAGTAAAGTTGCTACACCAGAAGATTTAAAAAATTATGTACAAACGGCCGTTAAAGGGTATCAAAACAAAACCGTTATTCCTTTTTTAATTTTTGATAAAAAAACGAATGCTTATGCTGGCACAACCCGTTTTGCAAATATTGATTCGCATAATAAATTATTACATATTGGTTGGACGTGGATTGGTCACGAATTTCAAGGCACAGGTTTAAATATAAATATGAAATTTTTAATGCTTCAATATGCTTTTCAAGTCTTAAAGTTTGATAAAGTAGAATTCCGAGCCGATGAACGTAACATAGCATCTAGAAAAGCTATTGAAAAAATAGGTGGTAAACTAGAAGGTATTCTTCGGAAAGATATGCTGATGCTCGATGGCTTTAAACGAAATTCTTGTTGTTATGGTATTTTAAAGAAAGAATGGCCCGCTATTAAAACTTCCGTTTTTAAAGATTTTTAA